Proteins encoded in a region of the Streptomyces sp. NBC_00513 genome:
- a CDS encoding beta-glucosidase: MTDAEQVRHDTAEAALDKLDLDTKTRLLAGQDMWSLPALPEIGLGSLVMSDGPIGVRGVRWTADDPSIALPSPTALAAAWDPALARRAGRLLAQEARRKGVHVLLAPTVNLHRSPLGGRHFECYSEDPYLTGAIGTGYVNGVQDGGVGTTVKHFVGNDAETERFTVDCVIAPRPLRELYLAPFEAIVTNARPWGIMTAYNRVNGTSMTENAYLVNEVLRAEWGFDGVNVSDWMAARSTTGDILGGLDVAMPGPQTVYGPALAEAVRAGEVPESAVDDAVRNVLRLAARVGLLEGAPAVVTDHPAAIDGQALAREIAVRGTVLVRNEPVSGERRALPLDTRPGRTVALLGAAARDARVLGGGSATVFPERIVSPLDGLTAALPDGALTFRVGADPSEEPVPADKGFALRAVCRDASGAVLGEGGLPTGQVQWIGDDLPEGATYETMASIEVTGTFLPRESGEHAFGTRGLGAFALAVDGHTLWEGVQEMGDEADPFEAFFGAPSERARIALTEGEPVEVSLTFQVPDVTGLPLKAIMFSLLHLGPRRDPDALIAEAVAAARAADTAVVVVATTERVESEGFDRTDLTLPGRQNDLVAAVAAANPNTVVVVNAGSPVELPWRADVAAVLLTWFPGQEGGAALADVLLGDAEPGGRLPTTWPAALADAPVTEVTPTDGRLEYREGLLVGYQAYEDRGVVPAYPFGHGLGYTDWSYDSLEVTGTTARVRLTNTGVRTGREVVQVYLAPIADTVERPASRLAAFASVEAGPGESVETEIELPARAFEIWDEDTRGRRRIDGRYEVRASHAHGDTRLTATLDVH, translated from the coding sequence GTGACCGATGCCGAACAGGTCCGCCACGACACCGCGGAAGCCGCACTCGACAAGCTCGACCTCGACACCAAGACCCGGCTCCTGGCCGGCCAGGACATGTGGTCGCTGCCCGCCCTCCCGGAGATCGGCCTGGGCTCCCTGGTCATGTCCGACGGCCCCATCGGGGTGCGCGGCGTGCGCTGGACCGCCGACGACCCCTCCATCGCCCTGCCGTCCCCGACGGCGCTCGCCGCCGCCTGGGACCCCGCCCTCGCCCGCCGCGCCGGCCGCCTCCTGGCCCAGGAGGCCCGCCGCAAGGGCGTCCACGTCCTGCTCGCCCCCACCGTCAACCTGCACCGTTCCCCGCTCGGCGGCCGGCACTTCGAGTGCTACTCCGAGGACCCGTACCTCACCGGCGCCATCGGCACCGGCTACGTCAACGGAGTCCAGGACGGCGGCGTCGGCACCACCGTCAAGCACTTCGTCGGCAACGACGCCGAGACCGAGCGCTTCACCGTCGACTGCGTCATCGCGCCCCGCCCGCTGCGCGAGCTGTACCTGGCGCCCTTCGAGGCCATCGTCACCAACGCCCGCCCCTGGGGCATCATGACCGCCTACAACCGGGTCAACGGCACGTCGATGACCGAGAACGCGTACCTGGTCAACGAGGTCCTGCGCGCCGAGTGGGGCTTCGACGGCGTCAACGTCTCCGACTGGATGGCCGCCCGCTCCACCACCGGCGACATCCTCGGCGGCCTCGACGTGGCCATGCCCGGCCCGCAGACCGTTTACGGACCCGCCCTCGCCGAGGCCGTCCGCGCCGGCGAGGTCCCCGAGTCAGCCGTCGACGACGCCGTGCGCAACGTCCTGCGGCTCGCCGCCCGCGTCGGCCTCCTTGAAGGCGCCCCCGCCGTCGTCACCGACCACCCGGCCGCGATCGACGGGCAGGCCCTGGCCCGCGAGATCGCCGTCCGCGGCACCGTCCTCGTACGCAACGAGCCCGTCTCCGGCGAGCGGCGCGCGCTGCCACTCGACACCCGCCCCGGCCGCACCGTCGCCCTCCTCGGCGCCGCCGCCCGCGACGCCCGCGTCCTCGGCGGGGGCTCCGCCACCGTCTTCCCCGAGCGGATCGTCTCCCCGCTCGACGGCCTCACCGCCGCCCTCCCCGACGGGGCGCTCACCTTCCGCGTCGGCGCCGACCCCAGCGAGGAACCCGTCCCCGCCGACAAGGGCTTCGCGCTGCGCGCCGTCTGCCGCGACGCCTCCGGAGCCGTCCTGGGAGAGGGCGGTCTGCCCACCGGTCAGGTCCAGTGGATCGGCGACGACCTGCCCGAGGGCGCCACGTACGAGACGATGGCGAGCATCGAGGTCACCGGCACGTTCCTGCCGCGCGAGAGCGGCGAGCACGCCTTCGGCACCCGCGGCCTCGGCGCCTTCGCCCTGGCCGTCGACGGCCACACCCTCTGGGAGGGCGTCCAGGAGATGGGTGACGAGGCAGACCCCTTCGAGGCCTTCTTCGGGGCGCCCAGCGAGCGCGCCCGGATCGCGCTGACCGAGGGCGAACCCGTCGAGGTCTCGCTGACCTTCCAGGTCCCCGACGTCACCGGGCTGCCCCTCAAGGCGATCATGTTCTCCCTGCTCCACCTCGGCCCCCGGCGCGACCCGGACGCGCTCATCGCCGAGGCCGTGGCCGCGGCGCGGGCCGCCGACACCGCCGTGGTGGTCGTCGCCACCACCGAACGCGTGGAGTCCGAGGGCTTCGACCGCACGGACCTGACCCTGCCCGGCCGGCAGAACGACCTGGTCGCGGCCGTCGCCGCCGCCAACCCGAACACCGTGGTCGTGGTCAACGCCGGTTCCCCCGTGGAACTGCCCTGGCGCGCGGACGTGGCCGCCGTGCTCCTGACCTGGTTCCCCGGGCAGGAGGGCGGCGCCGCCCTGGCCGACGTGCTCCTCGGGGACGCGGAGCCCGGCGGACGACTGCCCACCACCTGGCCCGCCGCGCTCGCCGACGCGCCCGTCACCGAGGTCACGCCGACCGACGGCAGACTGGAGTACCGCGAGGGGCTCCTCGTCGGCTACCAGGCGTACGAGGACCGGGGCGTGGTCCCCGCCTACCCGTTCGGCCACGGCCTCGGCTACACGGACTGGAGCTACGACTCCCTGGAGGTCACCGGCACCACCGCCCGCGTCCGCCTCACCAACACCGGCGTCCGGACCGGCCGCGAGGTCGTCCAGGTCTACCTCGCCCCGATCGCCGACACGGTCGAGCGCCCCGCGAGCCGGCTGGCGGCCTTCGCCTCCGTCGAGGCGGGCCCCGGCGAGAGCGTCGAGACGGAGATCGAGCTGCCCGCCCGGGCCTTCGAGATCTGGGACGAGGACACGCGCGGCCGGCGGCGGATCGACGGCCGGTACGAGGTCCGCGCGAGCCACGCGCACGGCGACACCCGCCTCACGGCCACCCTCGACGTCCACTGA
- a CDS encoding TetR/AcrR family transcriptional regulator, producing the protein MVRARSEERRGDIVRAAVEVIAERGYRGASLGAVAERVGLTQQGLLHYFPTKEALLVAVLEERDRWDTGGGSRASADTWRLDLLASLVDYNAMRPGIVQTFSALLGESVTVGHPAREFFTERYAQVRVEMAAVLRAEFGDRLPSGLTPEQAAPLLTAVMDGLQYQWLLSPESVDMPGAFRSFLTLLRGAPESP; encoded by the coding sequence ATGGTCAGGGCGAGGAGCGAGGAACGACGCGGCGACATCGTTCGCGCGGCGGTCGAGGTGATCGCCGAACGCGGCTACCGGGGAGCGTCCCTGGGCGCCGTCGCGGAACGGGTGGGCCTGACCCAACAGGGCCTGCTGCACTACTTCCCGACCAAGGAGGCGCTGCTGGTCGCGGTGCTGGAGGAGCGCGACCGCTGGGACACCGGCGGCGGCTCCCGCGCCTCCGCGGACACCTGGCGGCTGGACCTGCTGGCCTCGCTGGTGGACTACAACGCGATGCGCCCGGGCATCGTGCAGACCTTCTCGGCGCTGCTGGGCGAGAGCGTCACCGTCGGGCACCCCGCCCGGGAGTTCTTCACCGAGCGGTACGCGCAGGTCCGGGTCGAGATGGCAGCGGTGCTGCGGGCCGAGTTCGGGGACCGGCTGCCCTCGGGCCTCACCCCCGAGCAGGCGGCGCCCCTGCTCACGGCGGTGATGGACGGGCTCCAGTACCAGTGGCTGCTCTCCCCCGAGTCGGTGGACATGCCGGGCGCGTTCCGCTCGTTCCTGACACTGCTCCGGGGCGCACCCGAGTCTCCGTAG
- a CDS encoding carbon-nitrogen hydrolase family protein, with protein sequence MRIAAAQMTCVPADVDANSARAAALAVAARDQGAELVVLPELALTGYEIEALTADPGLWLTGPDDPRLDPLRSAGIATAVNAALRTDGPLPAIATLVHDAEGAHVTTYAKQHLFEHEGDAFAPGAVDGRFELGGIRFCLGICFDNHFPDLPGRGAADGCAVHLASSLYGTGAGVAERTTVYPGIAKEHGLYVVLANHVGPAGPWTGCGGAAVWAPDGSTVVEADDHTQGVVTAEVPA encoded by the coding sequence ATGAGGATAGCCGCAGCCCAGATGACCTGCGTCCCGGCCGATGTCGACGCCAACTCCGCGCGGGCCGCCGCCCTCGCGGTCGCGGCCCGCGACCAGGGCGCCGAACTCGTCGTCCTGCCCGAACTGGCCCTGACCGGCTACGAGATCGAGGCCCTGACCGCCGACCCCGGGCTGTGGTTGACGGGCCCCGACGATCCGCGACTGGACCCCTTGCGCTCCGCCGGGATCGCCACCGCGGTCAACGCTGCGCTGCGCACCGACGGCCCGCTGCCGGCCATCGCGACCCTGGTCCACGACGCGGAGGGCGCGCACGTGACGACGTACGCCAAGCAGCACCTCTTCGAGCACGAGGGGGACGCCTTCGCGCCGGGCGCCGTCGACGGCCGCTTCGAACTCGGCGGGATCCGCTTCTGCCTGGGCATCTGCTTCGACAACCACTTCCCCGATCTGCCCGGCCGGGGCGCGGCCGACGGATGCGCGGTCCATCTGGCGAGCTCCCTCTACGGAACGGGCGCCGGGGTCGCGGAGCGGACCACCGTGTATCCCGGGATCGCCAAGGAGCACGGCCTGTACGTGGTCCTCGCCAACCACGTCGGACCCGCCGGCCCCTGGACCGGCTGCGGCGGGGCGGCCGTCTGGGCCCCGGACGGTTCGACGGTGGTCGAGGCCGACGACCACACGCAGGGCGTGGTGACGGCGGAGGTGCCGGCATGA
- a CDS encoding CatB-related O-acetyltransferase, with the protein MSPVPPDPSVPHPVAGQPRVVLLRPLVTSPLIEVGDYSYYDDPDDATAFETRNVLYHYGPERLVIGRFCALGTGVRFIMNGANHRMDGPSTFPFPIMGGDWADHFDLLTDLPGRGDTVVGNDVWFGHGAMVMPGVRIGHGAVIASGAVVVDDVPDYGIVGGNPARLIRTRYEPADIARLLAVAWWDWPVEHLTRHVRTVMSGSVDALEEAAPPTR; encoded by the coding sequence ATGAGCCCCGTCCCGCCCGACCCGTCGGTGCCGCATCCCGTGGCGGGGCAGCCGCGGGTGGTGCTGCTCCGGCCGCTGGTGACGTCCCCGCTGATCGAGGTGGGCGACTACTCGTACTACGACGACCCGGACGACGCGACGGCTTTCGAGACGCGCAACGTGCTCTACCACTACGGGCCGGAGCGGCTCGTCATCGGAAGGTTCTGCGCGCTGGGCACCGGTGTGCGCTTCATCATGAACGGCGCCAACCACCGGATGGACGGGCCCTCGACGTTCCCGTTCCCGATCATGGGAGGCGACTGGGCCGACCACTTCGACCTGCTCACCGACCTGCCGGGGCGCGGGGACACCGTGGTGGGCAACGACGTCTGGTTCGGGCACGGCGCCATGGTGATGCCGGGGGTGCGGATCGGCCACGGAGCGGTGATCGCGTCCGGCGCCGTCGTGGTGGACGACGTCCCGGACTACGGCATCGTCGGCGGCAATCCGGCCCGCTTGATCCGCACCCGGTACGAGCCGGCGGACATCGCCCGGCTCCTCGCCGTCGCCTGGTGGGACTGGCCGGTCGAGCACCTCACCCGGCACGTGCGGACCGTCATGTCGGGCAGTGTGGACGCACTGGAGGAGGCCGCCCCACCCACCCGCTAG
- a CDS encoding AraC family transcriptional regulator, which translates to MDEDFIAAGGHPPHVHAFHQFLYVPIGRIVVTACEREHELTPSVALWIPAGVWHSARFDSDSLIAVEDFGAGLHALPYTEATTVNATAEQRRLLLARMRSSEVSEDDPAVFAALCAAHRDCLPLPQPTSRAASTVARELARTPADPRTATEWAEDLYTSSTSLRRAFRTETGLAFSEWRTRLRLNHSLELLGQGHLVGVVAARVGFVSTNGYILAFRRHFGQTPGAYTKRSVDSYAAVG; encoded by the coding sequence GTGGACGAGGACTTCATCGCGGCGGGCGGACACCCGCCCCACGTCCACGCGTTCCACCAGTTCCTGTACGTGCCGATCGGGCGGATCGTCGTGACCGCGTGCGAGCGGGAGCACGAGCTGACCCCGTCCGTGGCCCTGTGGATACCGGCCGGGGTGTGGCACAGTGCCCGCTTCGACAGCGACTCCCTCATCGCGGTCGAGGACTTCGGCGCCGGCCTGCACGCGTTGCCGTACACCGAGGCGACCACCGTCAACGCGACCGCCGAGCAGCGCCGGTTGCTGCTGGCCCGGATGCGCAGTTCCGAGGTGTCCGAGGACGACCCGGCGGTCTTCGCGGCCCTCTGCGCGGCCCACCGCGACTGTCTCCCGCTGCCCCAGCCGACCAGCCGGGCCGCCTCGACCGTCGCCCGGGAGCTGGCCCGCACCCCCGCCGACCCGCGCACCGCGACCGAGTGGGCCGAGGACCTGTACACCAGCTCGACCAGCCTGCGACGGGCCTTCCGCACGGAGACGGGCCTGGCCTTCTCGGAGTGGCGGACCCGGCTGCGGCTGAACCACTCGCTGGAACTGCTGGGGCAGGGCCACCTGGTGGGCGTGGTCGCCGCCCGGGTCGGATTCGTCAGCACCAACGGCTACATCCTGGCCTTCCGCCGCCACTTCGGGCAGACGCCCGGCGCCTACACCAAGCGCTCGGTCGACTCGTACGCCGCGGTGGGCTGA
- a CDS encoding helix-turn-helix domain-containing protein: MALTRRPGADHCGIAAAMSVIDGKWKVSLLWELEQRPRRFGELRRLVPGVSEKVLSAQLRELETDGIVHREVYEEVPPRVEYSLTPLGRELNAALAPLGAWGGRHLLPAPAPAGPAGQPTAAYESTERLV, from the coding sequence ATGGCGTTGACACGAAGGCCCGGGGCGGATCACTGCGGGATCGCCGCGGCGATGTCCGTGATCGACGGCAAGTGGAAGGTCTCCCTGTTGTGGGAGTTGGAGCAGCGCCCGCGTCGTTTCGGTGAACTGCGCCGGCTGGTCCCGGGGGTCTCGGAGAAGGTGCTCTCCGCGCAACTGCGGGAGTTGGAGACGGACGGGATCGTGCACCGCGAGGTCTACGAGGAGGTGCCGCCCCGGGTGGAGTACTCGCTGACCCCGCTCGGCAGGGAACTGAACGCGGCCCTGGCCCCGCTGGGCGCATGGGGCGGCAGACACCTGCTCCCCGCCCCCGCGCCGGCGGGACCGGCCGGTCAGCCCACCGCGGCGTACGAGTCGACCGAGCGCTTGGTGTAG
- a CDS encoding NAD(P)-dependent oxidoreductase produces MTDNLVKTPLTLLGLGDMGTALARTWLAAGHPLTVWNRTAAKAEALAAEGARVAATPAEAVAANELVVLCLLDDASVGSALDGVDLAGRDLVDLTTGTPAQGRSRAARAEGRGARFVDGGIMATPSMIGVPEAGGYVFYSGSRPLFDRHRATLEVPGGARFVGEDPGHAALHDVALLSAMYGLFAGISHAYALIEGEDIAPEDLAPLLSEWLGAMGFFVGNAADRLTSGDFTTGVVSNLSMQVAASGTLLRTAAEQGVDAGLITPYLDLMRERLEADPAAHAREDTSGAITLLRRRP; encoded by the coding sequence ATGACCGACAACCTCGTGAAGACACCGCTCACCCTCCTCGGACTCGGCGACATGGGAACCGCCCTCGCCCGTACCTGGCTGGCCGCCGGGCATCCCCTGACCGTCTGGAACCGCACCGCCGCCAAGGCTGAGGCCCTGGCCGCCGAAGGTGCTCGCGTCGCCGCGACCCCCGCCGAGGCGGTCGCCGCGAACGAACTGGTCGTCCTGTGCCTGTTGGACGACGCCTCCGTCGGCTCGGCCCTCGACGGGGTCGACCTCGCGGGCCGGGACCTGGTCGACCTCACCACCGGGACCCCCGCCCAGGGTCGCTCCCGCGCCGCCCGGGCCGAGGGGCGCGGGGCCCGGTTCGTCGACGGCGGCATCATGGCCACCCCGTCGATGATCGGCGTCCCGGAGGCCGGCGGTTACGTCTTCTACAGCGGCTCCCGGCCCCTCTTCGACCGCCATCGGGCGACGCTGGAGGTACCGGGCGGGGCCCGCTTCGTCGGCGAGGACCCGGGGCACGCGGCCCTGCACGACGTGGCGCTGCTCAGCGCGATGTACGGGTTGTTCGCGGGGATCTCGCACGCCTACGCCCTGATCGAAGGCGAGGACATCGCCCCCGAGGACCTGGCGCCGCTGCTGTCGGAGTGGCTGGGCGCGATGGGCTTCTTCGTGGGCAACGCCGCCGACCGGTTGACCTCGGGGGACTTCACGACCGGGGTGGTGTCGAACCTGTCCATGCAGGTCGCCGCGAGCGGGACCCTGCTGCGCACGGCCGCGGAGCAGGGCGTCGACGCCGGGCTGATCACCCCGTACCTGGACCTGATGCGGGAGCGGTTGGAGGCCGACCCGGCGGCGCACGCGCGCGAGGACACGAGCGGGGCGATCACCCTGCTGCGCCGCCGGCCCTGA
- a CDS encoding EI24 domain-containing protein produces MSAFAGGFRYLLAGQRWVFGHGRWFGVGLLPGLVALVLYAGALIGLGYGADDLVGWLTPFADDWGSPWLSLFRGFLTALVFSLGLFLAVITFTAVTLLVGQPFYESLSEQVDRTEGGEVPESGRSLWMDLWISARDSVRLLGRVVLYGILLFALGFIPVLGQTVVPAIGFCVSGYFLTQELTSVALQRRRVDLDEQLVLLRARRAMALGFGVPLVLAFLVPLVAVFLMPGAVAGATLMARDLVGADTDPEGPDGGADPDEPVPGPPAPQATGFGPPPPAYS; encoded by the coding sequence ATGAGTGCTTTCGCGGGGGGATTCCGGTACTTGCTCGCCGGACAGCGGTGGGTCTTCGGCCACGGACGGTGGTTCGGCGTCGGCCTGCTGCCGGGACTGGTCGCGCTCGTGCTGTACGCGGGCGCCCTCATCGGACTGGGATACGGCGCCGACGACCTCGTCGGTTGGCTGACGCCCTTCGCCGACGACTGGGGCTCGCCCTGGCTGAGCCTGTTCCGCGGCTTCCTGACCGCGCTGGTCTTCAGTCTCGGACTCTTCCTCGCGGTGATCACCTTCACCGCCGTGACCCTGCTGGTCGGCCAGCCCTTCTACGAGTCCCTGTCCGAGCAGGTCGACCGGACCGAGGGCGGCGAGGTCCCCGAGTCCGGCCGGAGCCTGTGGATGGACCTGTGGATCTCCGCCCGCGACAGCGTCCGCCTGCTGGGCCGGGTGGTGCTGTACGGGATCCTGCTGTTCGCCCTCGGGTTCATCCCGGTGCTCGGGCAGACCGTGGTCCCGGCGATCGGGTTCTGCGTCTCCGGCTACTTCCTCACCCAGGAGCTGACCTCGGTCGCCCTCCAGCGCCGCCGCGTCGACCTCGACGAGCAACTGGTCCTGCTGCGGGCCCGGCGCGCGATGGCGCTCGGCTTCGGCGTCCCGCTGGTGCTGGCGTTCCTCGTCCCGCTGGTCGCCGTGTTCCTGATGCCGGGCGCCGTGGCCGGGGCGACCCTGATGGCCCGCGACCTCGTGGGCGCGGACACCGACCCCGAGGGCCCCGACGGGGGAGCCGACCCCGACGAACCCGTCCCGGGCCCCCCGGCGCCGCAGGCCACCGGCTTCGGCCCGCCGCCGCCCGCCTACTCCTAG
- a CDS encoding organic hydroperoxide resistance protein gives MSIQQSDVAYTAVATAENGRDGRVATNDGKLDVVVNPPKELGGSGAGTNPEQLFAAGYSACFQGALGVVAKNENADISGSTVTAEVGIGKNDDGFGLIVKISASIPNVDAATAKDLIEKAHQVCPYSKATRGNITVELAV, from the coding sequence ATGTCCATCCAGCAGTCCGATGTCGCGTACACCGCTGTCGCCACCGCCGAGAACGGCCGTGACGGCCGCGTCGCCACCAACGACGGCAAGCTCGACGTCGTGGTGAACCCGCCGAAGGAACTCGGTGGCAGCGGCGCCGGCACCAACCCGGAGCAGCTGTTCGCCGCCGGCTACAGCGCCTGCTTCCAGGGCGCCCTGGGTGTCGTCGCCAAGAACGAGAACGCCGACATCTCCGGCTCGACCGTCACCGCAGAGGTCGGCATCGGCAAGAACGACGACGGCTTCGGCCTGATCGTCAAGATCTCGGCGTCGATCCCGAACGTGGACGCCGCCACCGCCAAGGACCTCATCGAGAAGGCCCACCAGGTCTGCCCGTACTCCAAGGCGACCCGCGGCAACATCACGGTCGAGCTGGCCGTCTGA
- a CDS encoding NADP-dependent oxidoreductase has protein sequence MSQIPAVSREWHLVRRPQGWPVAEDFALREVPVNAEPAPGRILVRNLHMSVDPYMRGRMNDVKSYVPPFQLDKPMDGGAVGEVVASADERFAVGDHVLHGLGWREYAELDAKHATKVDGSLAPLSTYLGVLGMPGLTAYAGLFEVASFKEGDAVFVSGAAGAVGSLVGQFAKIKGASRVIGSAGSDEKVTLLTEKYGFDAAFNYKNGPVGEQLKEAAPEGIDVYFDNVGGDHLEAAISSLKVHGRATLCGAIAQYNDTEPAPGPRNLVQVIGKRLRLQGVLVGDHADIQQQFVQDVAGWLRSGELRYDETVHEGVENATEAFLGMLRGENTGKMIVSFTG, from the coding sequence ATGTCCCAGATCCCCGCCGTGAGCCGTGAGTGGCACCTCGTCCGCCGCCCGCAGGGCTGGCCCGTCGCCGAGGACTTCGCCCTGCGCGAGGTCCCCGTGAACGCGGAGCCCGCGCCCGGCCGGATCCTGGTGCGCAACCTCCACATGTCCGTCGACCCGTACATGCGCGGCCGGATGAACGACGTGAAGTCCTACGTACCGCCCTTCCAGCTCGACAAGCCGATGGACGGCGGCGCGGTCGGCGAGGTCGTCGCCTCCGCCGACGAGCGCTTCGCGGTCGGCGACCACGTCCTGCACGGCCTGGGCTGGCGCGAGTACGCCGAGCTGGACGCCAAGCACGCCACCAAGGTCGACGGCTCGCTCGCCCCGCTCTCCACCTACCTCGGCGTGCTCGGCATGCCGGGCCTGACCGCCTACGCGGGCCTCTTCGAGGTCGCCTCCTTCAAGGAGGGCGACGCTGTCTTCGTCTCCGGCGCGGCCGGCGCGGTCGGCAGCCTGGTCGGCCAGTTCGCCAAGATCAAGGGCGCGTCCCGGGTGATCGGCTCGGCCGGCTCGGACGAGAAGGTGACCCTGCTCACGGAGAAGTACGGCTTCGACGCCGCCTTCAACTACAAGAACGGCCCCGTCGGCGAGCAGCTGAAGGAAGCCGCCCCCGAGGGCATCGACGTCTACTTCGACAACGTCGGCGGCGACCACCTGGAAGCCGCGATCTCCTCCCTCAAGGTGCACGGCCGCGCCACCCTCTGCGGGGCCATCGCCCAGTACAACGACACCGAGCCCGCCCCCGGCCCGCGCAACCTCGTGCAGGTCATCGGCAAGCGCCTGCGCCTGCAGGGCGTGCTGGTCGGCGACCACGCCGACATCCAGCAGCAGTTCGTCCAGGACGTCGCCGGCTGGCTGCGCTCCGGCGAGCTGCGCTACGACGAGACCGTCCACGAGGGCGTGGAGAACGCGACCGAGGCCTTCCTCGGGATGCTGCGCGGCGAGAACACCGGAAAGATGATCGTTTCTTTCACCGGTTAG
- a CDS encoding MarR family winged helix-turn-helix transcriptional regulator produces MPSRRADPLTLEVVELIGDVVARYHQEYEHAAASHQLTGAQARVLNLLSLEPTAMRKIAQKLKCEPSNVTGIVDRLESRGLVERRPDPADRRVKLAAATEEGLQTADRLRESLDFAREPLAGLSTAERTALRDLLRRMLG; encoded by the coding sequence ATGCCCAGTCGTCGCGCAGACCCACTGACCCTTGAGGTCGTCGAGCTCATCGGCGACGTCGTGGCCCGCTACCACCAGGAGTACGAGCACGCGGCAGCCAGTCACCAGCTCACCGGAGCCCAGGCCAGGGTGCTGAACCTGCTCTCCCTGGAACCGACGGCCATGCGCAAGATCGCGCAGAAGCTGAAGTGCGAGCCGTCGAACGTCACCGGCATCGTGGACCGGCTGGAGAGCCGCGGCCTGGTCGAGCGGCGCCCGGACCCGGCCGACCGCCGCGTGAAGCTGGCCGCCGCCACCGAGGAGGGGCTCCAGACCGCGGACCGACTGCGCGAGTCGCTGGACTTCGCGCGCGAACCGCTGGCCGGCCTGTCCACGGCCGAGCGGACGGCGCTGAGGGACCTGCTCAGGCGGATGCTGGGCTGA
- a CDS encoding triacylglycerol lipase gives MLTPRQRFLALLTLCLALLASFPAQAADRTAPRQAPARNPVVLVHGYNADPGVWGALREDLRADGYGDAELYSWGYDTHRSVNEVLAGRLGAYVEQVRRETGAARVDIVAHSFGSLVSRWYVTYGGGGATVDHLVSLAGPNHGTSIAWGCALWDQACRDMTPGSYVVKNLAAGDETPGAVGYATFWSNCDEVVNPDDSVPLTGATNTPVGCLGHNDLLGDDATSAGVRAFLRS, from the coding sequence ATGCTGACGCCCCGCCAGAGATTCCTGGCGCTCCTGACGCTCTGCCTGGCCCTGCTCGCGTCCTTCCCGGCCCAGGCCGCCGACCGGACCGCTCCCCGGCAGGCCCCCGCCCGAAATCCGGTGGTCCTGGTGCACGGTTACAACGCCGACCCCGGCGTCTGGGGGGCGCTGCGGGAGGATCTGCGCGCCGACGGGTACGGCGACGCGGAGCTGTACTCCTGGGGGTACGACACCCACCGGTCCGTCAACGAGGTCCTCGCCGGCAGGCTCGGCGCGTACGTCGAGCAGGTCCGTCGGGAGACCGGCGCCGCCCGTGTGGACATCGTGGCGCACTCCTTCGGATCCCTCGTCAGCCGTTGGTACGTCACCTACGGGGGCGGCGGCGCGACGGTGGACCATCTGGTCTCGCTGGCCGGCCCCAACCACGGCACCTCCATCGCCTGGGGCTGCGCCCTGTGGGACCAGGCCTGCCGGGACATGACGCCCGGTTCGTACGTCGTCAAGAACCTGGCCGCCGGCGACGAGACGCCGGGCGCGGTCGGGTACGCCACCTTCTGGTCGAACTGCGACGAGGTCGTCAACCCCGACGACAGCGTCCCGCTGACCGGGGCGACCAACACCCCCGTCGGCTGCCTGGGGCACAACGACCTGCTCGGCGACGACGCCACCTCGGCGGGTGTCCGGGCCTTCCTGCGCTCCTGA